CGCCGCCGGAGAAGCCCTCGTTGACGTTGCGCTGCAGGAACTTCTCGTCCATGTCCAGCGCGCCCATCTCCTCGCGCAGGCTCTTCATGAAGGCGCGCACGGGGATGTCCTCGTCACTGGTGGCGTTCACGGCGGTGCGCAGGAAGTTGGTGAGCGACACGCCGGGGATCTCGGTGGGGTACTGCATCGCGAGGAACAGGCCGAGCTTGGCCCGCTCGTCGGGGTTCATCTCAGTGATGTCCTGGCCCTTCAGCAGCACCTCGCCGCCGGTGATCTCGTAGGACGGGTGGCCCATGATGGCGTAGGCGAGAGTGGACTTGCCCGACCCGTTCGGCCCCATGAGCGCATGGGTCTCCCCCTTGTTGACCATGAGGTTGAGGCCGTGGAGGATCTCGGTCCCCTCGATGGCAACAGTGAGGTTCTTGACGTGCAGTTCGGCAGTCATGGTGGTCCTTAAGGGTTTCATGGTGATTCCTGGGTCAGTGGTGACGGGGCGTTGGGGCATCGTTCAACTGCTGCTCGACATCGACGTACACCTGACCGTCGGCCACTTTGCAGGCGTACACGGGGATGGGCTTGACCGCGGGCAGTGAGTCGGGCTGCCCGGTGTCGAGATCGAACACCGACCCGTGCAGCAAGCACTCGATCGTGTTGTCCTCGATGTAGCCCTCGGGAGCCAGGTCGTAGTCGGCGTGGCTGCAGGTGTTGTGCACGGCCTTGACGAGCGTGTCGTCCAGGCGCACCAGCGCGATCGGCTCGCCACCCGCCACGACCTTCACCGAGTGGCCGATCAGCATCTCGTCCAGCTTCGCCACCGCCTCGTATGTCATCAGCTCCTCCGGGGGTCCATGACCGCTGGGATGGTGACTTGGATCTCGCGTTCGATCTCCGCGAGGATCGTCTCGGTCACGCCCGGCAGCTCGATGCGGTCGGTGACCTCGCCGAAGAAGCCGAAGACGAGCATGCGCACCGCCTCGCCGTAGGGGATGCCGCGGGAGGTCAGGTAGAACAGCTGGGCGGCGTCCACCTGGCCGACCGACGAGTGGTGGCCGCACGAGACCACGTCGGAGCACAGGATCTCCAGGAACGGGATCGAGTCCGCGTGCGCCCCGTCGGTGAGGATGAGGTTGCGGTTGGTCTCGTCTGAGGTCGTGGCCTTCGCGTGCGGCTCGATGCGGATGTTGCCGAACCACGTCGCCCGGGCGGTGCCCTGCAGCGCACCCTTGTAGATCGATTCGCTGGACGTCTTGGGCGCGTTGTGGTGGATCACCGAGCGGTGCTCCATCTGCTGGTCCTCGGAGCCGAAGTACACCCCGAACAGCTCCCCGTGCCCGCCGGGGCGATCCAGCCCGACGTCGGGGCGCACGTACACGGTGCGCCCGCCGAGGCTGGCCTCAAGGTGGCGGTACACCGCGTCACGCTGCACGTAGCCGCGGTGGCGCCCGATGTGGTCGATGCCCGGGCCCCAGTTCTGGGCGGTCAGGACCTGCGCGTGGGCGCCGTCCCCGACGACCGTCTCCACGACCTCGACGACGGTGGCGCGGGCGTCGCCGACGTGGTCGATGTAGATCTTGGCCTTGGCGAACGCTTCGAGGACCACCAGCACGCGGGGAACGTG
Above is a genomic segment from Egibacteraceae bacterium containing:
- the sufC gene encoding Fe-S cluster assembly ATPase SufC; the encoded protein is MTAELHVKNLTVAIEGTEILHGLNLMVNKGETHALMGPNGSGKSTLAYAIMGHPSYEITGGEVLLKGQDITEMNPDERAKLGLFLAMQYPTEIPGVSLTNFLRTAVNATSDEDIPVRAFMKSLREEMGALDMDEKFLQRNVNEGFSGGEKKRFEILQMAMLRPEIAVLDETDSGLDVDALKVVAEGVNRLRGPDLGVLIITHYTRILRYITPDRVHVMFEGQIAQSGGPELAEELEDKGYEHLKAPV
- a CDS encoding non-heme iron oxygenase ferredoxin subunit; its protein translation is MTYEAVAKLDEMLIGHSVKVVAGGEPIALVRLDDTLVKAVHNTCSHADYDLAPEGYIEDNTIECLLHGSVFDLDTGQPDSLPAVKPIPVYACKVADGQVYVDVEQQLNDAPTPRHH
- the sufD gene encoding Fe-S cluster assembly protein SufD, with the protein product MRDLTEADVLAMSERLEEPDWLRDRRQEAFKAFSDLEWPTKTDEEWRKTHPERFDLDRPVVVADPEEAADVAWPDDGVVATLGDQVAGSIRIVDGAVVDAQSNAAGLLVTDLATAARQEPYVVHNAFGVAVAAEEKFDALNFAAFTDCAFVRVSAETEIADPITITIQADTDGAHVPRVLVVLEAFAKAKIYIDHVGDARATVVEVVETVVGDGAHAQVLTAQNWGPGIDHIGRHRGYVQRDAVYRHLEASLGGRTVYVRPDVGLDRPGGHGELFGVYFGSEDQQMEHRSVIHHNAPKTSSESIYKGALQGTARATWFGNIRIEPHAKATTSDETNRNLILTDGAHADSIPFLEILCSDVVSCGHHSSVGQVDAAQLFYLTSRGIPYGEAVRMLVFGFFGEVTDRIELPGVTETILAEIEREIQVTIPAVMDPRRS